The Clostridiaceae bacterium HFYG-1003 genome includes a window with the following:
- a CDS encoding DegV family protein has product MEKIGIITDSACDLRPHQYDPALVRILPLKIAFSDGEYKDGVTISAEETYRRMDTEVPKTSLPEGSDMDTALNYFIDNGFTHIIGIFISSGLSGTFNAFQQFQEDFKDRLVIESIDTKTLSMGEGIMIRMAEQMIRDGASFDEIVRQVRAKREKIEVYFVLDTLEYLIKGGRIGKVSGTIGQLLNIRPVIHVNEEGIYHTVDKARGKKQALQKMLGILESQHLKENGANVYVMHGGVPAEGEEVLAQVRKLAGIKESYSDQLTPSLSVHTGKGLIGLIIEEL; this is encoded by the coding sequence ATGGAAAAGATTGGTATTATTACGGACAGCGCCTGCGACTTAAGGCCTCATCAGTACGACCCGGCCCTCGTCCGGATCCTTCCTCTGAAGATCGCCTTCTCAGACGGAGAATACAAGGACGGAGTCACCATCTCCGCCGAAGAAACTTACCGGCGCATGGACACCGAAGTTCCAAAAACCAGCCTTCCCGAAGGCTCCGATATGGATACCGCTCTGAACTATTTTATTGACAACGGCTTTACCCACATCATCGGCATTTTCATCTCCTCCGGACTCTCCGGAACCTTCAATGCCTTCCAGCAGTTCCAGGAAGATTTCAAGGATCGTCTGGTGATTGAAAGCATTGACACCAAGACCCTCTCCATGGGTGAAGGCATCATGATCCGCATGGCGGAACAGATGATCCGGGACGGAGCCTCCTTTGACGAGATCGTGCGGCAGGTTCGGGCAAAACGCGAAAAAATTGAAGTCTATTTTGTTCTGGATACGCTGGAGTATCTGATCAAGGGCGGCCGCATCGGAAAAGTATCCGGAACCATCGGTCAGCTGCTCAACATCCGGCCGGTCATTCATGTCAATGAAGAGGGCATCTACCATACGGTGGATAAGGCCCGCGGCAAGAAGCAGGCACTTCAGAAGATGCTGGGAATTCTGGAGAGCCAGCACCTGAAGGAAAACGGGGCCAATGTCTATGTCATGCATGGCGGCGTCCCGGCAGAGGGCGAAGAAGTCTTAGCCCAGGTCCGGAAGCTTGCAGGGATCAAAGAATCCTATTCCGATCAGCTCACCCCTTCCCTCAGTGTTCATACCGGAAAAGGACTCATCGGGTTGATCATCGAGGAACTCTGA
- a CDS encoding leucyl aminopeptidase, whose protein sequence is MKFSIGRIGEARILPVLKDTVPQGMEELFAYLKERELFSGAKGEIFFDLGLHGSNTLLVGLGEADKLDAQAYRQSFYKAGTEAAKARLTQVTVDLPKFPQICYRTAVKAAAEGLYHSAYRFDKYLSQEKKKPVLEEVAFQIVAGTEDKVTSALAEISNILDGIDLTRSLVNEPAEAIYPETLAKAAQEALTPLGVEVEVKGLEEIKALGMTAFLAVARGSAREPKLIIMRYRGASEDQETIGLVGKGLTYDSGGYALKPAASMAAMHTDMGGAGAVIGAMRAIAASKLNRNVTAVVAACENMISGEAYKNGDIIRSMSGKSIEIGNTDAEGRVTLADAIYYTATKENVSSIIDVATLTGAVIVALGSHYTGAVTNDQAMMDEFKLASDLGGEKVWQLPADDDYRDMVKGKRADLLNSVKGGAGSITAGLFLENFTEGKKWIHLDIAGTSAYDAPHGYRPAGATGIPVQSLYYFCKGDNDQTRCC, encoded by the coding sequence ATGAAGTTTTCAATTGGCCGGATCGGAGAAGCCCGGATTCTTCCGGTCCTGAAGGACACCGTGCCCCAGGGCATGGAAGAGCTGTTTGCTTATCTCAAGGAAAGAGAGCTGTTCAGCGGAGCCAAGGGAGAGATTTTCTTCGACCTGGGGCTTCACGGCAGCAACACGCTGCTGGTTGGACTGGGTGAAGCAGACAAGCTGGATGCCCAGGCATACCGTCAGTCCTTCTACAAGGCAGGCACGGAAGCTGCCAAAGCCAGACTGACCCAGGTGACGGTTGATCTGCCGAAATTTCCCCAGATCTGCTATCGCACGGCGGTAAAAGCAGCGGCCGAGGGACTCTATCATTCCGCTTATCGGTTTGACAAGTATCTGAGCCAGGAAAAGAAGAAGCCGGTTCTCGAAGAGGTTGCGTTCCAGATCGTGGCCGGAACCGAAGACAAGGTAACATCCGCCCTGGCGGAGATTTCCAACATTCTGGACGGCATTGATCTGACCCGGAGTCTGGTGAATGAACCGGCGGAAGCGATCTATCCCGAAACTCTGGCCAAGGCGGCTCAGGAAGCTCTGACCCCGCTGGGCGTTGAAGTTGAGGTCAAGGGACTGGAAGAGATCAAAGCACTGGGCATGACTGCATTCCTGGCGGTGGCCAGAGGCTCAGCCCGGGAACCAAAACTTATCATCATGCGCTACCGCGGTGCCTCCGAGGATCAGGAGACCATCGGACTGGTCGGCAAGGGACTGACCTATGATTCCGGCGGATATGCTCTGAAGCCGGCTGCCAGCATGGCCGCCATGCATACCGACATGGGCGGAGCCGGAGCCGTCATCGGCGCCATGAGAGCCATTGCCGCCAGCAAACTGAACCGGAACGTGACCGCCGTTGTAGCGGCCTGCGAGAATATGATCTCCGGCGAAGCCTACAAGAACGGAGACATTATCCGGTCCATGTCCGGCAAATCCATTGAGATTGGCAACACCGATGCCGAGGGGCGGGTAACATTGGCAGACGCCATTTACTACACGGCAACCAAAGAGAATGTATCCAGCATCATCGATGTGGCCACTCTGACCGGCGCCGTGATCGTCGCCCTGGGGTCCCATTACACCGGAGCGGTCACCAACGATCAGGCGATGATGGACGAATTCAAGCTGGCATCTGACCTGGGCGGCGAAAAGGTCTGGCAGCTGCCGGCCGATGACGACTATCGCGACATGGTTAAGGGCAAGCGGGCGGACCTGCTCAACTCCGTCAAGGGCGGAGCCGGTTCCATCACCGCGGGTCTGTTCCTGGAGAACTTCACCGAAGGCAAGAAATGGATCCATCTGGACATCGCCGGAACTTCAGCCTACGACGCGCCCCACGGCTACCGTCCGGCCGGTGCAACCGGCATTCCGGTTCAGTCCCTCTACTATTTCTGCAAGGGCGATAACGATCAGACCAGGTGCTGCTAG
- a CDS encoding TetR/AcrR family transcriptional regulator — protein MDLRVKRTQKNIREAFISLAEKKKVERMTIKELAETAMINKATFYLHYRDLEDFVSQLENEVIDDILSEIGQADSFFRRVDEFFERFTVALIRNQKLMVILYDNDRTNSFQNKLVISLREKILAENNHLEFTPEMNIILTFMLRGVMDISLYEEFEDPDEVFRALSNTIRVVTDHYRAQVHARRREKAQQQSGTGRADQ, from the coding sequence ATGGATCTGAGAGTAAAGCGAACGCAAAAGAATATCCGGGAAGCATTTATCAGCCTGGCTGAAAAAAAGAAAGTCGAACGGATGACCATCAAGGAACTGGCAGAAACTGCCATGATCAACAAGGCGACCTTCTATCTGCATTACCGGGATCTGGAGGATTTCGTCTCCCAGCTGGAGAATGAAGTCATTGATGATATTCTCAGTGAAATTGGCCAGGCCGATTCCTTCTTCCGCCGGGTCGATGAATTTTTCGAACGGTTCACCGTTGCTCTGATTCGCAATCAGAAGCTCATGGTGATCCTTTATGACAATGACCGGACCAACTCGTTCCAGAACAAGCTGGTGATCAGCCTGCGCGAAAAAATCCTGGCGGAGAACAATCATCTGGAGTTCACCCCGGAAATGAACATCATTCTGACCTTCATGCTTCGCGGCGTCATGGATATCAGTCTCTACGAAGAGTTTGAGGATCCGGACGAAGTGTTCCGGGCCCTCTCAAACACCATCCGTGTGGTCACTGATCACTATCGTGCCCAGGTTCACGCCCGACGCAGGGAAAAAGCCCAGCAGCAGTCCGGGACCGGACGTGCCGATCAGTAA
- a CDS encoding PadR family transcriptional regulator produces the protein MDKSIKEMEKELHEEYKRKLNLLKKVKAEKEAVGQVFTKGILPIYVFYILTLGPANGNDIANQIAAHTKGHWAPSTGGIYPLLKKMEKQGYVEGVVSEEGRLQKIYTLTPQGWEEYDRKKELLFDKIHDALEVFRSVAKEIYGVNDAHALGLEPENR, from the coding sequence ATGGACAAGTCAATCAAGGAAATGGAGAAGGAACTCCATGAGGAATACAAACGAAAGCTCAATCTCCTGAAAAAAGTCAAAGCCGAAAAGGAAGCCGTAGGACAGGTCTTTACCAAGGGCATTCTGCCCATCTACGTGTTCTACATCCTGACCCTTGGCCCCGCCAACGGAAACGATATTGCCAACCAGATCGCAGCCCATACCAAGGGCCACTGGGCTCCCTCCACGGGAGGCATCTATCCCCTGCTCAAGAAGATGGAAAAGCAGGGTTACGTGGAAGGTGTCGTATCCGAAGAGGGCCGGCTGCAGAAAATCTATACGCTGACCCCCCAGGGCTGGGAAGAATACGACCGAAAAAAAGAACTGCTCTTCGATAAAATCCATGACGCCCTGGAAGTCTTCCGCTCCGTCGCAAAGGAAATCTATGGCGTGAATGACGCCCATGCCCTGGGTCTGGAACCGGAGAACCGGTAA
- a CDS encoding ABC transporter substrate-binding protein, translated as MKKSLKTLVAVVLSTMTLAACSSGTAASSTVKLGLNYELSGDVSTYGAGLVQGIEMAVAEINAAGGVLGKQIELVKADNKSQTDEAANVSARLATRDKVVAILGPATSGNVKAALPAAQENKVPLISASATADDVTLDSNGKVREYVFKTCFSDSFQGVTMANFAFNELKFTKAAILRDNTSDYSKGLTKSFTETFTKLGGSIVGEQAYQAKDSDFKTLLTSIKAANPEVLFVPGYYEEVGLIIKQARELGLNVPVLGADGFDSPKLLEIAGAQALENVYYSNHYTSSDTTPEVVKFKEAFNKKNGKDPDAFNALGYDMAYMVADAIKRAGAADPVKLKDALAATKDFKGITGNLTMDAFHNPIKAVTILKVENGVPTYFLKQQP; from the coding sequence ATGAAAAAAAGTCTGAAAACTCTTGTTGCCGTAGTCCTTTCCACCATGACCCTGGCCGCCTGCTCAAGCGGAACCGCCGCAAGCTCCACGGTAAAGCTCGGACTCAACTACGAACTGTCCGGTGATGTCTCAACCTATGGCGCCGGCCTGGTTCAGGGCATTGAAATGGCCGTGGCTGAAATCAACGCTGCCGGCGGCGTGCTGGGCAAGCAAATCGAACTGGTCAAAGCGGACAACAAGTCCCAGACCGATGAAGCAGCCAATGTCTCGGCCCGCCTTGCCACCCGCGACAAAGTCGTCGCCATCCTGGGCCCTGCCACTTCCGGCAACGTCAAAGCTGCCCTGCCGGCTGCTCAGGAAAATAAAGTTCCTCTGATCTCAGCTTCCGCAACCGCTGATGACGTAACCCTGGATTCCAACGGCAAGGTTCGCGAATATGTCTTCAAGACCTGCTTCAGCGATTCCTTCCAGGGCGTCACCATGGCCAACTTCGCGTTCAATGAACTGAAATTCACCAAAGCCGCCATCCTGCGCGACAATACCTCGGATTACTCCAAGGGTCTGACCAAAAGCTTCACCGAGACCTTCACCAAGCTGGGCGGATCCATTGTCGGCGAGCAGGCTTACCAGGCCAAGGATTCCGACTTCAAAACCCTTTTGACCTCCATCAAGGCGGCAAATCCGGAAGTCCTCTTCGTACCGGGCTACTATGAGGAAGTCGGACTGATCATCAAGCAGGCCAGAGAACTGGGACTGAACGTACCGGTCCTGGGCGCGGATGGATTCGATTCCCCCAAGCTCCTCGAAATCGCCGGAGCTCAGGCGCTGGAGAACGTCTACTACTCCAACCACTACACCTCCAGCGATACCACCCCGGAAGTTGTCAAGTTCAAGGAAGCCTTCAACAAAAAGAACGGCAAGGACCCCGATGCCTTCAACGCGCTGGGTTATGACATGGCCTACATGGTCGCAGACGCCATCAAGCGGGCCGGCGCAGCCGATCCCGTCAAGCTTAAGGATGCTCTGGCTGCCACCAAGGATTTCAAGGGCATCACCGGCAATCTGACCATGGATGCTTTCCACAACCCGATCAAAGCCGTTACCATCCTGAAAGTAGAGAACGGCGTTCCCACCTATTTCCTGAAACAGCAGCCTTAA